A genomic window from Brassica oleracea var. oleracea cultivar TO1000 chromosome C8, BOL, whole genome shotgun sequence includes:
- the LOC106309820 gene encoding probable nucleoside diphosphate kinase 5 isoform X2: protein MIKPDGVSGNYTEEIKRIVVEAGFNIVKERLTQLDKETASAFYDEHSSRSFFPHLVSYMTSGPVVVMVLEKRDAVSDWRGLIGPTDAQKAKISHPHSIRALCGKDSQRNCVHGSDSTPSAEREIKFFFKDLVSGDVASQHDEL, encoded by the exons ATGATAAAGCCAGATGGAGTCTCTGGTAACTACACTGAAGAAATCAAAAGGATCGTTGTCGAGGCTGGTTTCAATATCGTCAAGGAGAGGCTTACTCAGCTGGACAAGGAGACAGCCTCTGCGTTTTACGACGAGCACTCGTCAAGGAGCTTTTTTCCTCATCTTGTTTCTTACATGACAAG TGGTCCTGTGGTGGTGATGGTGTTGGAGAAGAGAGACGCTGTTTCTGATTGGCGTGGTTTAATCGGGCCTACTGATGCGCAAAAGGCTAAGATTTCTCATCCTCACAG TATCAGAGCATTATGTGGTAAGGACTCTCAGAGAAATTGTGTGCACGGCTCTGATTCAACACCATCAGCTGAGAGAGAGATCAAGTTTTTCTTCAAGGATTTAGTTTCAG GTGACGTCGCTTCACAACATGATGAACTATAA
- the LOC106309820 gene encoding probable nucleoside diphosphate kinase 5 isoform X1 has protein sequence MSGFAAHLVLLLVLVSVSLSPWVRCLGKERTLAMIKPDGVSGNYTEEIKRIVVEAGFNIVKERLTQLDKETASAFYDEHSSRSFFPHLVSYMTSGPVVVMVLEKRDAVSDWRGLIGPTDAQKAKISHPHSIRALCGKDSQRNCVHGSDSTPSAEREIKFFFKDLVSGDVASQHDEL, from the exons ATGTCGGGATTCGCAGCTCACCTAGTGCTCCTCCTCGTTCTCGTCTCTGTCTCCTTGTCGCCGTGGGTCAG GTGTTTAGGTAAAGAGAGAACATTGGCTATGATAAAGCCAGATGGAGTCTCTGGTAACTACACTGAAGAAATCAAAAGGATCGTTGTCGAGGCTGGTTTCAATATCGTCAAGGAGAGGCTTACTCAGCTGGACAAGGAGACAGCCTCTGCGTTTTACGACGAGCACTCGTCAAGGAGCTTTTTTCCTCATCTTGTTTCTTACATGACAAG TGGTCCTGTGGTGGTGATGGTGTTGGAGAAGAGAGACGCTGTTTCTGATTGGCGTGGTTTAATCGGGCCTACTGATGCGCAAAAGGCTAAGATTTCTCATCCTCACAG TATCAGAGCATTATGTGGTAAGGACTCTCAGAGAAATTGTGTGCACGGCTCTGATTCAACACCATCAGCTGAGAGAGAGATCAAGTTTTTCTTCAAGGATTTAGTTTCAG GTGACGTCGCTTCACAACATGATGAACTATAA
- the LOC106308944 gene encoding glutathione S-transferase T3-like: MDPYTQHCCFQNLLNSQQPITQNPYQPVPREPTVEVSASDASMFGSQRTEDGNEDAEILSDRKERRKWSPTEDGVLISAWLNTSKDPVVGNEQKAVAFWKRIAAYFAVSLKLDGAQKRKLTHCKARWIKINEGVCKFVRCYEAATKQRSSGQNEDDVLKLAHMIFFNDHKAKFTLEHAWLELRYDQK, encoded by the coding sequence ATGGATCCTTATACTCAACATTGTTGCTTTCAAAACCTGTTAAACAGTCAACAACCAATCACTCAAAACCCTTATCAGCCTGTCCCTCGTGAGCCAACTGTTGAAGTCTCTGCGTCAGATGCCTCTATGTTCGGATCACAAAGGACTGAAGATGGCAACGAAGATGCAGAGATCTTGTCTGACCGTAAAGAGAGAAGAAAATGGTCACCAACAGAAGATGGGGTGCTGATAAGTGCTTGGCTGAACACCTCGAAAGACCCAGTGGTTGGAAATGAGCAGAAAGCAGTTGCGTTTTGGAAACGCATTGCTGCTTATTTTGCTGTGAGTCTAAAGCTGGATGGCGCGCAAAAGAGGAAGCTAACACACTGTAAAGCGAGATGGATTAAGATTAATGAGGGCGTGTGTAAGTTTGTTAGGTGTTATGAAGCGGCAACGAAGCAGAGATCGAGTGGACAGAACGAGGATGACGTTTTGAAGTTGGCTCACATGATTTTCTTCAATGATCACAAGGCCAAGTTCACACTAGAGCATGCCTGGTTAGAGCTACGCTATGATCAGAAATAG